From the genome of Alosa alosa isolate M-15738 ecotype Scorff River chromosome 18, AALO_Geno_1.1, whole genome shotgun sequence, one region includes:
- the LOC125311501 gene encoding uncharacterized protein LOC125311501 — MEDWDAWDESADEALICAVRTIATTDGVSVLYQPEGTDNTLYATALLEIEFMIDTGAELKVFSSDLLKKHEIPLSGIINTAGGPTGKKFSLKQTAPVTIAIGEGDGEVLWNLRRLKREDLLEHPAWAKGRNDCGLLEMEPVRLTGKPPPCVKQCPIKNGQIVAELLDAMQLPEELAVIKVKAHTRQDTIEVRGNAMADAVSRTAARKREGGDNETTNENGHGNGNTDGSNGNRNIFENDNEKCMMRVTKKVKETSEEGKRESLANIIDMQNSSSREEKWIWIENVAKLHDDNLWRFGTRTVAPESLLPYLTAQIHSLGHVGVEKIRNRFIQVWWSPKFTATATDIVKWCVICRQNNHDKKVKLPMLKTPAPPGLFRVLQIDYITLPKCKGYRDVLVVLCKFSWWIEAFPARSGIALHTAKVLVKDIIPRCGLP, encoded by the coding sequence ATGGAGGACTGGGATGCCTGGGATGAGTCAGCTGACGAGGCACTCATATGCGCTGTGCGCACAATAGCCACCACCGACGGCGTGTCTGTGCTTTACCAACCAGAAGGAACTGacaacaccctctatgctactGCCTTGCTTGAAATTGAATTCATGATTGATACTGGTGCTGAACTTAAAGTCTTTTCATCCGACCTATTGAAGAAACACGAAATACCTCTGTCAGGCATCATCAATACAGCTGGTGGACCAACCGGAAAAAAATTCAGTCTGAAGCAGACAGCCCCAGTCACCATAGCCAttggagaaggagatggagaagtCTTGTGGAACCTGAGAAGGCTAAAAAGAGAGGATCTCCTGGAACATCCTGCATGGGCTAAGGGAAGGAATGACTGTGGACTGTTGGAAATGGAACCTGTCAGACTGACTGGAAAACCACCTCCATGTGTGAAACAATGTCCCATCAAGAACGGACAGATTGTGGCAGAATTGTTGGATGCAATGCAGCTGCCAGAGGAACTGGCAGTGATCAAAGTAAAGGCACATACAAGGCAAGACACCATTGAAGTAAGAGGCAATGCAATGGCGGATGCGGTGTCAAGAACAGCcgcaagaaaaagagagggaggagataaCGAAACGACTAACGAGAATGGACACGGAAATGGAAACACGGACGGATCTAACGGTAACAGgaacatttttgaaaatgacAACGAGAAATGCATGATGAGAGTGACAAAGAAGGTCAAGGAAACATCTGAAGAGGGAAAACGGGAAAGTTTGGCCAACATCATTGACATGCAGAACAGCTCGAGCCGAGAAGAGAAATGGATTTGGATTGAAAATGTGGCGAAGCTCCATGATGACAACTTGTGGAGGTTTGGAACACGAACAGTGGCTCCAGAAAGTCTTCTACCATATCTGACGGCGCAAATTCATTCACTTGGACATGTGGGAGTGGAGAAGATAAGGAACAGATTCATACAGGTCTGGTGGTCACCGAAGTTCACAGCAACGGCCACAGACATCGTCAAGTGGTGTGTCATCTGTCGGCAAAACAATCACGACAAGAAGGTTAAGTTGCCAATGCTGAAGACACCAGCTCCACCAGGACTATTCAGAGTTCTCCAGATAGATTACATCACTCTTCCCAAGTGCAAAGGCTACCGAGATGTTCTGGTTGTCCTGTGCAAGTTCTCCTGGTGGATTGAGGCATTCCCTGCACGATCTGGAATTGCACTACACACTGCCAAAGTCCTTGTGAAAGACATCATTCCCCGATGTGGATTGCCATAA